One stretch of Pyxidicoccus trucidator DNA includes these proteins:
- a CDS encoding transposase, translated as MLEGCPPHANTRLHASDLLRLERLCRYGGRRAGVGAFSRAEDGRIAWRLTRPLPDGTTHLCFTRLELLRRLAPRVPPRRVHLTRFHGVFAPGATSRPFPRVT; from the coding sequence TTGCTGGAGGGCTGCCCCCCGCACGCCAACACGCGGTTGCATGCCAGCGACTTGCTGCGCCTGGAGCGGCTGTGCCGCTACGGGGGGCGGCGCGCTGGCGTTGGCGCGTTTTCACGAGCGGAGGACGGCCGCATCGCCTGGCGGCTGACGCGCCCGCTGCCCGACGGCACCACGCACCTCTGCTTCACCCGCCTGGAGCTCCTACGGCGCCTGGCGCCGCGGGTGCCTCCGCGCCGGGTGCACCTCACCCGGTTTCATGGCGTCTTCGCGCCCGGCGCGACATCGCGGCCATTTCCGCGAGTCACGTGA
- a CDS encoding RNA polymerase sigma factor — MKGNRADADDVFSTAMLRACESVHRQGLPVTNAKAWLGAVLRNVCVDAHRGRRRFLDDSNEEEDEQTDRLGSLESPILSPETLLLRDELESRLWEHVQSLPVTLREPFAMRFLHEMSYDDIAQRLGLTNCNVRKRIQLAYRALRDVLGDLKPEARRAKRGLRKARAGAS, encoded by the coding sequence ATGAAGGGCAACCGAGCGGACGCGGACGACGTGTTCAGCACGGCCATGCTTCGCGCGTGCGAGTCGGTGCACCGGCAGGGACTCCCGGTCACCAACGCGAAGGCGTGGCTGGGCGCGGTGCTGCGCAACGTCTGCGTGGACGCGCACCGTGGCCGCCGGCGCTTTCTCGATGACTCCAACGAAGAAGAGGACGAGCAGACGGACCGCCTCGGCAGCCTCGAGTCGCCCATCCTCTCGCCGGAGACGCTCCTGCTGCGCGACGAGCTGGAGTCCCGCCTCTGGGAGCACGTCCAGTCGCTGCCGGTGACGCTGCGCGAGCCCTTCGCCATGCGCTTCCTGCACGAGATGTCCTACGACGACATCGCCCAGCGGCTGGGGCTGACGAACTGCAACGTCCGCAAGCGCATCCAGCTCGCGTACCGAGCCCTGCGTGACGTGCTGGGCGACCTGAAGCCGGAAGCGCGGCGTGCGAAACGCGGCCTTCGCAAAGCGCGGGCTGGGGCCTCCTGA